A portion of the Maylandia zebra isolate NMK-2024a linkage group LG9, Mzebra_GT3a, whole genome shotgun sequence genome contains these proteins:
- the tmem108 gene encoding uncharacterized protein tmem108 produces MKTSLQVLRCQLLSVLAFLALPAGLVSSAQELYLSHTSQDSVYMAVTHSSPLSSPKPSPLDWHQEGSSSGEWSPKGMQPTNALLPTSALPPLHLHRLAQASNLAREDPPSYDRVTPNTVSTGSHVNHPKEPSSDVVNRSLMHKLVRAHNPVTVSTNQASSSSSPKFPNAERPNIDVESAAIGAPNPLAPLSSSGAEKGDALDANHTGPQKLSVEELGQRYAPRLQPPSSLSVDADAARGLKLRNHAVGSSHHAITLREVHGVDEPPTAQLVVTVKSPPQNQTFTASSAPSTVTGVTTQNSTLTPATRTAANDIPTVESQSQGSVQGNSTDLLGNATAYGEHFSKSTSVKMEQQANSSEPTSTTSGNFQITQLPITTATPGHNPGTAIDSTSSQKDICFSRMAIVWIVLAISVLVSSCSVLLTVCCMRRKKKSSSQENNLSYWNNAITMDYFSRHAVELPREIHTLESEDHDTCLPPNGDYSGSSVVLVNPFCQETLFINRDKASAI; encoded by the exons GTGTTCTAGCATTCCTAGCACTGCCAGCAGGACTGGTGTCATCAGCACAGGAGCTGTACCTCAGCCACACATCCCAGGACTCTGTCTACATGGCAGTCACACACAGCAGCCCCTTGTCCTCGCCCAAACCTTCACCCCTGGACTGGCATCAGGAGGGGTCGAGTAGCGGGGAATGGTCACCCAAAGGCATGCAACCCACAAATGCCCTCCTTCCTACGTCTGCTCTTCCCCCTTTACACTTGCATCGGCTTGCCCAAGCTTCCAACTTAGCTCGTGAGGATCCTCCCAGTTATGACAGAGTCACCCCAAACACTGTGAGCACTGGCAGTCATGTGAATCACCCCAAAGAGCCCAGCTCTGATGTTGTAAACAGAAGTCTCATGCACAAATTGGTCAGGGCCCATAACCCAGTTACAGTCAGCACTAACcaggccagcagcagcagcagtcctAAATTTCCTAATGCAGAGAGGCCAAATATAGATGTGGAATCTGCTGCTATAGGGGCCCCAAACCCCCTAGCACCTCTGTCCAGCTCTGGAGCAGAAAAAGGGGATGCACTCGATGCAAACCACACAGGGCCTCAGAAGCTGAGTGTAGAGGAACTCGGGCAGCGGTATGCTCCACGCCTGCAGCCCCCCTCTTCACTCTCAGTCGATGCTGATGCTGCACGAGGCCTGAAACTCAGGAATCACGCTGTAGGATCCTCGCACCACGCCATCACCCTTCGCGAGGTGCATGGAGTGGACGAGCCCCCCACTGCTCAGTTGGTTGTCACTGTCAAGAGCCCACCACAGAATCAAACTTTCACTGCGTCCAGCGCCCCGTCCACCGTGACGGGCGTCACAACACAGAATTCAACACTCACGCCCGCCACTCGCACTGCAGCGAACGACATCCCCACTGTGGAAAGTCAGTCTCAAGGTTCTGTTCAAGGTAACAGCACTGACCTGCTAGGGAATGCAACTGCATATGGGGAGCACTTCTCCAAGAGCACATCAGTCAAGATGGAACAGCAGGCAAACAGCTCAGAGCCCACTTCCACAACCAGCGGGAACTTCCAGATCACACAGTTGCCAATCACCACCGCGACACCTGGCCACAACCCAGGCACTGCTATCGACTCCACGTCATCCCAAAAGGACATCTGCTTTAGCAGGATGGCCATCGTGTGGATCGTGCTGGCCATCAGTGTGCTCGTGTCCTCGTGTT CTGTGCTGTTGACTGTGTGCTgcatgaggaggaagaaaaagtcTTCAAGTCAGGAGAACAACCTCAGTTACTGGAACAACGCCATCACCATGGACTACTTCAGCAGACACGCCGTGGAGCTGCCCAGAGAGATACACACTCTGGAGAGTGAG GATCATGACACCTGTCTACCCCCTAATGGAGACTACAGCGGCAGCAGCGTGGTCCTGGTTAACCCTTTCTGCCAGGAGACCCTCTTCATCAACAGAGACAAAGCTTCTGCCATATAG